The sequence below is a genomic window from Chthoniobacterales bacterium.
TAATCTTTCCTATGGGAAAATTGCGATGGACAATCAATATCTCTACGTTTGCGGACAGAATAAGTTAACAAGATTTCTGCTAGGGGATCCGTCATCCGGGACGGCGATCTACACGGAAGAGCAAATCGTCGACGTGAAGCCGCTGCCAAATGGCCACCTGCTCGTTGCCTCGGCAATTTATGTCGATGAAATCACCACCAACGGCGCATTCGTGAGGCGTATTCAACTCACCGGCACCGGCAATTTTTTCTACGACATTCGCGGGGTCGAATACAACCCGGCAACGAACATCCTTTTTGTGACCCATCTCGGATACACTGGATTTTCTGACAGAATCATGCGGGTCAATGCGACAACTGGCGCTTTGCTGAATAGTGTGATCTTTAGCTATGCGGATGATCTGTTTCTGGATTCATCCGGGCAACTTCTGGTCGGAAGTCGTATTTATGCGCCGACTTTTTTTTCGCAGGACTTGACACGAGGAAGCAGTCTTCACGGCGGGCAGCAATTTTTTGTGACGCAATATGCCCCGGTCCAAGCATTGAATATCTCGACCCGGATGCGAGTGGAAACCGATAACAACGTGCTTATTGGAGGCTTTATCGTGGCCGGCACTGCATCCAAGAAGGTGGCCTTGCGGGGGATTGGCCCTTCCCTGTCTCAATTCGGCGTGCCAGACCCACTAGCTGATCCCGTCCTCGATTTGCGGGACAGCACTGGCGCCATGGTGCAACAAAATGACAATTGGCAGGACGATGCCTCGCAAGCGGCTCAACTAACCACTCTGGGTCTCGCCCTGCAAAATCCAAATGAGTCGGGCATCGTCGCTTCCGTGTCGCCTGCCGCTTATACCGCCATCCTCGGAGGCAAAAACGGAGGAACTGGAGTCGGGCTGGTGGAAATTTACGATACTCAGTCCGGCAGCGGATCAAGGCTGGCCAATATCAGTACGCGCGGCTTTGTCCGCACCGGCAGCAATGTCATGATCGGCGGGTTCATTCTTGGCGGTGCCAATATTACTCATGTGGTTATCCGCGGGATTGGACCGTCGCTCACTCAGTTTGGTTTAGATCCCGTCCTGGCTGATCCAACAATTGAACTGCGCGACAGTAATGGATCCCTCCTAGTTTCAAACGACAACTGGCAGGACGACGCTGTTTCGGCCTCGCAGTTGATCGCCCTTAATCTTGCACCCACCAACGCAGCCGAGTCCGGCATCTACGCCGCGTTATGGCCGGGAGGTTTTACGGCTATCTTGGGCGGCAAGAACGGCGGTACTGGGATCGGTCTCGTCGAGATTTATGATGTCCGTTAACACCGGTCGCCAAGGTTCAATTTGATGGACATCTGCGAATAGAAGTTCGCAGGCGACATCGGGCCTCGCGACCGGTTTGCGGGTGACTCCAACCGACCGGGGTCCTGGCGGAACCTCGCTGCACGCAGAGGGGTCATTAAAAAAAAGACAATATCTCTTGCCAAGGCATTCGCCGCCTGGCTTAAATCCCAGCCGTGAAATCCCCGCGTTCAGATTCGACGCAAAAGATTCGAATCCGTTTCAAATACAGGGGAAAGCTCTCCGCGATTCCCCAGTCCTGGCACACTTAGGAACCTTATGAAAACCCCATTCGTTTACCGACTCGCCCTTTCCCTTTCTGCCGTAAGTTTTATCACCTTCATAGGCATTTTGCGCGCCGATGAGCCTGATTACGGTAACCCGACCGGCGCCTCCGGGCAGTTTAACGGCTCCGTCCAGACCGGTTGTAATTACGATCCGCTGACTGGAAATGCCCGCCGTTCTCTGGTGGATATCTCCGTTACGGGTGCGGTGACGCCGCTCGCCTTCATTCGCACGATGAACAGCCGGACCAACCTCGGTCCAGCCACCAGCGCGCTCTACTATCCATTCGGAAAAGGAGGCGCCTGGCGTCACAACTACCAATGGGAAGTCACTAGCCCCGCGACGCAAGTCATCGGGGATGATCCCTGCTACGTTATGCCGCCATCCAGCTACACCGTGACATATCCCGACGGCAGAAAAGTGACGTTTCACGCGGATGGATCGAGCGCGACGACGGGTATTGGCGATCGTATGAGCGGCCTGGAATTTCCCGAGGCGGATGTCGTTACGTGTTCTCTTATTCTGTCCGATGGTAGTCGGATTAAGTTTAACGTCACCACGCACAACTCTCCTCCGGCCCCACTCTGCATTCCTGTTGGAAATACTATCTATCATACGGGTTACACTTACGCCGTCACCGGGATCATTAACCCCTACGGCCAGGAAACCACGATTGCGTGGAATAACGGCAAGATCGACACCATCACCGAGCCGGCCGGCCGAAGCCTCAAACTATATTACAACTCTGATAGTACGATCGACCGGGTGGAAGAATGGGCCCGCAGCCTCCCGACTGTAATTGTGGGAAGAACCGTGCAGTACCACTATTCCAGCTTCAACGACGGCACAACCGTCCTGGACAATGTGGTCTATTTCGGTGATTCGTCGCTCACCGCCAAATATACCTATCAGGCCAGCAATGAGATCTTCGCGAATCCTCCCAAGCCGCCCCTTATAAGAAGTTGTGACGATCCAATATATTCCGGGGCGATGAACCGGATCGTGTACGATTTCGCCAGCGATCGCCCCCATGGGTTCATCGAGAGCGAGCGCTACTTCGATGGAAACTATCCGGTAAACCCCGGCCCCAAAGTCTCCAGCCTCGCAATCGATCCCGCGAATTCGAACAAAAGAATCGAAACTCGCGGCGATGGGCCCTCGCGCACCTTCACCTACCAGGGTGGGCTCCTGAAGAGCTGGACTGATTTCAAGGCGACTCCGAACACGAATACGTTTTCGCAAGAGCACTTCACAAGCGGAGCTACTGGTTTTATCCGTTACGTCAAGGATGCGCGGCAGAATCAAACCGACTTCGTCCGCGATTCAGTTACAGGGCATATGACCGAGGTGACATTTCCTTTGACACCCTCGGATGATAACGCGAACGGCAGCCCGCCAGTCCCGAAAAAACAGATAATCGAATACGACTCGAATCCCGGTGGGTATTATGTGATGAGCACGACTAATGAACGCGAAAAGCAGACCTTTTACAGGCGTGACACGTCCAGCCGGCGGGTTTCCGACATTGATTACCCTGACGGCGGACACGAAGGATTTCAGTATAACGGCTTCGGGCAGGTAACGAGATATGAACGGAAGAATGGATACTTCGAGCACGTGAGATACGATCCTCGCGGCTTGCTAGAACATCGTTCAGCTCCGACGGCGAACGGGACGATGGAGCTTACGGTGGGTGCCCCACAGACAACACTAACCTACTATCCGTTGGGTGATCCATGGCAAGATCGACTCAAATCCGTCACCGATTTGCGACAAAAGACAACTATCTACGAATACGAGAGGTCAAATGGCACGGCGATTGCCGGGCGGGGCTTAATTTCGAAAATCATACACCCAGACAACAGTTACGTTTCGTTTGGCTACGACTCCCGGGGTAATAAGCTCTGGCAGGAAAACGAGTTGCGGCAGAGGACCAGTTTTTCCTACGACGCCTACAATCGTCTTATTACCGTTACGCTTCCTTTGCCAAACAATCGATCTGGAGTCATGAGTTATGAATACGACCCGAGCGCGAATGTTCATGTCCCCACTTCGCCCAGTTATCGCCACACGTCGTCGGCAGTTAGTAAGATAACGAGTGCTGAAGGAATTATGACCACGCACCGCTACGACGAAAATTTCCGGCGGATTGAAACAACTGAAGGGGCAGGAAGCAGCGACGCCGCCACTACGCATTACGATTTTGATCCAGTGGGCAATCTAGAGTTTGTAACCGATCCTCGGACCTACCAAACACACCTTGAGTACGATCAGCGTAATCGCCGGAAAAAAGTCACCAGCCCAGAAGTAACAACTGAATCTGGTCCTGCCCGGTATATCACAGAATGGTTTTACGATCCCGTTGGCAATGTGCGCGATATCCTACAGGCGGACCAAACTAAAATTCATCGTGAGTACGACGCAATGAATCGCCTTTGGACGCATGACTTGATCAGTCAGGACGGACAACGCCATCGCATCTCAACCTTCCAATATTTTCCGTCAGGTCGAGTTTGGAAAGTAAAAGATCCCAAAGATCAGACCACTGAATTCGGCTACGATGGACGCGACTTGAAATCGTTAATGAAATATCCCAATGGTGCGATTTTGCAAGGTTGGGAGTATGACGGCAACGAAAACATGACAAAGCGGCCGACTATCGGCTTGCCGACACAGACATTCACTTACGACGATCGAAACCGATTGGAGCATATGCGATGGAGCAATGGCGTTGATTTTAGCGACTTCGGCTATAACGACGCGAGCCAATTGACATGGGCGGTCAATCCGAACTCAACGATTACTCGGGACTACGACCAGAGGTCGGGACGCATGAACTGGGAACGACAAGTTCTTGCTGCCACCTCGAATCCCGCCGCGATCACAATTGCTCCGATAGCTATCGCTTCTCGAAAAGCCCACGGAGATGCTGGCGCTTTCGACATTGCTCTGCCTCTAACCGGCGATCCCGGAATCGAGTGTCGCAATGGCCCGGCGTACACGATAGTTCTAACTTTTGCGGAGTCTGTAACGGTAGGTGGCGCCTCAGTCAATTCAGGAATTGGTTCGGTGGCGAACACGTCGGCGAATGGGAATACTGTAACCGTTAATCTGACGGATGTCAGCAACGCCCAAGTGTTAACTGTGAAGGTTTTTGGACTATCCAATGGCACGACAACGGGAGAATTGATCGTTCCAATGCATATTTTAACCGGCGACATCACCGGGGACGGCGCGATCAACAAAGATGATGTTTTGCAAGTAGAGGAACAGGAGAATCAGCATATTGAGTCTAGCAATTTCCGATCGGACGTAAATACTGACGGGGTCATAAACGGCGACGATGTGAACGACGTAAGCGAAACCTCCGGTGAGGACGAGCAAGCTGTTGCAGCGGCGGGCCCGCAGGCCACGGTGGAATATAGATATGACGATGATGGAAGGCCCAAGAACCTCTCCGTCTTGCCTATTTACTCGTATGATTACACATACGACGGACTTGGACGTCTTGAATGGATTACGGAACCAAACGTTACTCCTGGCAATGAAGGAAGCTACAAATATTCCTACGATCCCGCCTCCAACGTGACCGCCCGTGTGAATTACACTAATGGCACAACGCTTTCCTTTGCGCCGGACGAACTGAACCGGCCTACCCAAGAAGCCATCCTGTCAGGGAACGACACCTTGTCACATCTTCACCACGGGTACGATTCGATGGGACGACTCAGTTACACATACCGCGAGGAGGAACCGGGACTGGTCGACACCTTTGTCTACGATTTCACGGGCGAGCTAACCCTCCCCCAATATGGCTTGCATGTAAATGAGCATGGCGAAATTGAAAGCCCACAGACTGTCCCAACCTTTGTTTATGACTTTGCGGGAAATCGCTTATCGGAGCAGGGCGCGCCGTACGTGCTGAACCCACAGCCACTCAACCAGTATATTCAAACCCCAGGCGGCGCCGTGAGTAACGGGCCGCAACACGAGATCATTTCCTACGATAACGCGGGCTACGCGTATCGTGGCGACACGCGCCTCGCGGTAGTAGCGGCACCAGTGTCAGCCGGAGGAGACCTCTACCAGCTCGGCTACGACGCGTTAGGCCGCACTGTTAAGCGAAAGATGAACCAAGGCCCGAACCAGGACACGAAGTATTTTATCTATGATGGTGCCCGGTCGATCATTGAATATGACGGCGCCGGAATTGTAAGGGGACGCTCGCTATATGGATTGGGGCTGGATGAGATTATCGCGCGTGATAACAACGGT
It includes:
- a CDS encoding RHS repeat-associated core domain-containing protein, which gives rise to MKTPFVYRLALSLSAVSFITFIGILRADEPDYGNPTGASGQFNGSVQTGCNYDPLTGNARRSLVDISVTGAVTPLAFIRTMNSRTNLGPATSALYYPFGKGGAWRHNYQWEVTSPATQVIGDDPCYVMPPSSYTVTYPDGRKVTFHADGSSATTGIGDRMSGLEFPEADVVTCSLILSDGSRIKFNVTTHNSPPAPLCIPVGNTIYHTGYTYAVTGIINPYGQETTIAWNNGKIDTITEPAGRSLKLYYNSDSTIDRVEEWARSLPTVIVGRTVQYHYSSFNDGTTVLDNVVYFGDSSLTAKYTYQASNEIFANPPKPPLIRSCDDPIYSGAMNRIVYDFASDRPHGFIESERYFDGNYPVNPGPKVSSLAIDPANSNKRIETRGDGPSRTFTYQGGLLKSWTDFKATPNTNTFSQEHFTSGATGFIRYVKDARQNQTDFVRDSVTGHMTEVTFPLTPSDDNANGSPPVPKKQIIEYDSNPGGYYVMSTTNEREKQTFYRRDTSSRRVSDIDYPDGGHEGFQYNGFGQVTRYERKNGYFEHVRYDPRGLLEHRSAPTANGTMELTVGAPQTTLTYYPLGDPWQDRLKSVTDLRQKTTIYEYERSNGTAIAGRGLISKIIHPDNSYVSFGYDSRGNKLWQENELRQRTSFSYDAYNRLITVTLPLPNNRSGVMSYEYDPSANVHVPTSPSYRHTSSAVSKITSAEGIMTTHRYDENFRRIETTEGAGSSDAATTHYDFDPVGNLEFVTDPRTYQTHLEYDQRNRRKKVTSPEVTTESGPARYITEWFYDPVGNVRDILQADQTKIHREYDAMNRLWTHDLISQDGQRHRISTFQYFPSGRVWKVKDPKDQTTEFGYDGRDLKSLMKYPNGAILQGWEYDGNENMTKRPTIGLPTQTFTYDDRNRLEHMRWSNGVDFSDFGYNDASQLTWAVNPNSTITRDYDQRSGRMNWERQVLAATSNPAAITIAPIAIASRKAHGDAGAFDIALPLTGDPGIECRNGPAYTIVLTFAESVTVGGASVNSGIGSVANTSANGNTVTVNLTDVSNAQVLTVKVFGLSNGTTTGELIVPMHILTGDITGDGAINKDDVLQVEEQENQHIESSNFRSDVNTDGVINGDDVNDVSETSGEDEQAVAAAGPQATVEYRYDDDGRPKNLSVLPIYSYDYTYDGLGRLEWITEPNVTPGNEGSYKYSYDPASNVTARVNYTNGTTLSFAPDELNRPTQEAILSGNDTLSHLHHGYDSMGRLSYTYREEEPGLVDTFVYDFTGELTLPQYGLHVNEHGEIESPQTVPTFVYDFAGNRLSEQGAPYVLNPQPLNQYIQTPGGAVSNGPQHEIISYDNAGYAYRGDTRLAVVAAPVSAGGDLYQLGYDALGRTVKRKMNQGPNQDTKYFIYDGARSIIEYDGAGIVRGRSLYGLGLDEIIARDNNGQPQFPIQDRLGSTIAVTGANGRLLEKYWYEAFGTPHFISFDKEGNPFDVAATHINNNILFAGREWVSRFGFYENRARAYHPGLGRFMSEDPSGFDGGDTNLYRYCGNDPVNFYDDSGLQPIPAGPVGPAPLLFPGRGPVTNWPNTRPQLDQNGIRNTMQPDGSMIYYNAALVETILRNLGIELREGLEFFGPKYKYRGDVNAGGPNVNMSFLTRLSSVAPMHTVPSLEVGIAEAISTVSAYALDRGPGIGEIAVNGRVILRWHLGDSFAFRGTLYFHGIPIRGLGSALISTGGGGWEEINPGWASFPGPEAGEGFHPPAEP